A genomic stretch from Maniola hyperantus chromosome 22, iAphHyp1.2, whole genome shotgun sequence includes:
- the Capa gene encoding CAPA peptides encodes MQCTTRYALSILLLSSVVSSSYHSSAKLRRDGVLNLYPFPRVGRAGSRTWQFDDPAPIKRQLYAFPRVGRSEQSHPDYQLSPQLEELLFGRQNPFVKRQSFKQMEGKDTSGMWFGPRLGRSFKSEDDDISEADAEKSEPEQLENTNMDREKRQTKHT; translated from the exons ATGCAGTGCACTACGCGGTACGCCCTGTCAATACTCCTGTTGTCATCAGTCGTCTCGAGCTCATACC ATAGCAGCGCCAAACTGCGTCGCGACGGTGTTCTGAACCTCTACCCGTTTCCGAGGGTGGGCCGCGCTGGCAGCCGCACTTGGCAGTTCGATG ATCCTGCACCAATCAAACGACAGCTCTACGCTTTTCCGCGCGTCGGTCGAAGTGAACAAAGTCATCCAGACTACCAACTGTCACCGCAACTTGAAGAGTTGCTCTTCGGAAGACAGAACCCCTTTGTGAAGAGACAGAGCTTTAAGCAGATGGAGGGCAAGGATACTTCGGGGATGTGGTTCGGGCCGAGACTGGGAAGATCTTTTAAGAGTGAGGATGACG aTATTTCTGAAGCTGACGCCGAAAAGAGTGAACCGGAACAATTAGAAAACACGAACATGGATCGCGAAAAACGACAAACGAAACACACGTAA